Proteins co-encoded in one Rattus rattus isolate New Zealand chromosome 5, Rrattus_CSIRO_v1, whole genome shotgun sequence genomic window:
- the Ncoa6 gene encoding nuclear receptor coactivator 6 isoform X2 produces MVLDDLPNFEDIYTSLCSSTMGDSEVEFDSGLEDDDTKSDSILEDSTIFVAFKGNIDDKDFKWKLDTILQSVPGLLHMESSKLKVQKVEPWNSVRVTFNIPREAAERLRILAQSNNQQLRDLGILSVQIEGEGAINLALGQNRSQDVRMNGPVASGNSVRMEAGFPMASGPGLIRMTSPATVMMPQGGNLSSSMMAPGPNPELQPRTPRPASQSDAMDPLLSGLHIQQQSHPSGSLPPAHHPMQPVPVNRQMNPANFPQLQQQQQQQQQQQQQLQTRPLQQHQQQQPQGIRPQFTAPTQVPVPPGWNQLPSGALQPPPAQGSLGTMTTNQGWKKAPLPSPMQAQLQARPSLATVQTPSHPPPPYPFGSQQASQAHTNFPQMSNPGQFTAPQMKSLQGGPSRVPTPLQQPHLTNKSPASSPSSFQQGSPASSPTVNQTQQQMGPRPPQNNPLSQGFQQPVSSPGRNPMVQQGNVPPNFMVMQQQPPNQGPQSLHPGLGGMPKRLPPGFSAGQANPNFMQGQVPSTTAATPGNSGALQLQANQSVQHAGGQGAGPPQNQMQVSHGPPNMMQPSLMGIHGNINNQQAGSSGVPQVTLGSMQGQPQQGPPSQLMGMHQQIVPSQGQMTQQQGTLNPQNPMILSRAQLMPQGQMMVNAQNQNLGPSPQRMTPPKQMLPQQGPQMMAPHNQMMGPQGQVLLQQNPMIEQIMTNQMQGNKAQFNSQNQSNVMPGPAQIMRGPTPNMQGNMVQFTGQMSGQMLPQQGPVSNSPSQVMGIQGQVLRPPGPSPHMAQQHTDPATTANNDVNLSQMMPDVSMQQTSMVPPHVQSMQGNSASGSHFSGHGVSFNAPFGGAPNGSQMSCGQNPGFPVNKDVTLTSPLLVNLLQSDISAGHFGVNNKQNNTNANKPKKKKPPRKKKNCHQDLNTPDSRPAGLEEVDQQSLPGEQGINLDNTGPKLPDFSNRPPGYPTQPVEQRPLQQMPPQLMQHVAPPPQPPQQQPQPQLPQQQPQPPPPSQPQSQQQQQQQQQQQQQQQMMMMLMMQQDPKSIRLPVSQNVHPPRGPLNPDSQRMPMQQSGNVPVMVSLQGPASVPPSPDKQRMPMPVNTPLGSNSRKMVYQESPQNSSSPLGEMPSLPEAGGSEVPSVSGGPSNMPSHLVVSQNQLMMTGPKPGPSPLSATQGATPQQPPVNSLPSSHGHHFPNVAAPTQTSRPKTPNRASPRPYYPQTPNNRPPSTEPSEISLSPERLNASIAGLFPPQINIPLPPRPNLNRGFDQQGLNPTTLKAIGQAPSNLTVNNPPNFAAPQAHKLDSVVVSSGKQSNPGTTKRASPSNSRRSSPGSSRKTTPSPGRQNSKAPKLTLASQTSTTLLQNMELPRNVLVGPTPLANPPLSGSFPNNNGLNSQNPTVPAPAVGTVVEDNKESLNVPQDSDCQNSQGRKEQINTELKAVPTQEAKMVVPEDQSKKDGQPLDPNKLPSVEENKNLMSPAMREAPTSLSQLLDNSGAPNVTIKPPGLTDLEVTPPAVSGEDLKKASVIPTLQDPSSKEPSNSLNLPHSNEPCSTLAHPELNEVSSNIAPSIPPVMSRPVSSSSISTPLPPNQITVFVTSNPITTSSNTSAALPTHLQSALMSTVVTMPNVGNKVMVSEGQSAAQSNARPQFITPVFINSSSIIQVMKGSQPSTIPATPLTTNSGLMPPSVAVVGPLHIPQNIKFSSAPVTPNVPSSSPAPNIQTGRPLVLSSRATPVPLPSPPCTSSPVVAPNPSVQQVKELNPDEASPQTNTSADQSTLPSSQPTTVVSPLLTNSPGSSANRRSPVSSSKGKGKVDKIGQILLTKACKKVTGSLEKGEEQYGADGETEGPGLETTTPGLMGTEQCSTELDSKTPTPSAPTLLKMTSSPMGPSSTSTGPILPGGALPTSVRSIVTTLVPSELISTAPTTKGNHGGITSEPLAGGLVEEKVGSHPELLPSIAPSQTLVPKESPATALQGSVGRPELEANAAIASGQSEPKETVEKSKTPSRRNSRTEEPTMASENVENGHRKRSSRPASASSSTKDITGAVQSKRRKSK; encoded by the exons ATGGTTTTGGATGACCTTCCAAACTTTGAAGACATCTATACTTCCTTGTGTTCATCAACAATGGGAGACTCAGAGGTGGAGTTTGACTCTGGACTAGAAGATGATGACACAAAAAGTGATAGTATTTTGGAGGATTCCACAATTTTTGTAGCCTTCAAAGGAAATATAGATGATAAAGACTTCAAATGGAAACTGGATACAATCTTACAGAGTGTGCCCGGCTTGTTACACATGG AATCCAGCAAGCTGAAGGTACAGAAAGTGGAGCCCTGGAACAGCGTGCGAGTCACATTCAACATCCCCCGGGAAGCAGCAGAGCGGTTACGGATCCTGGCTCAGAGCAACAACCAGCAGCTTCGGGATCTGGGGATTCTCTCCGTTCAGATTGAAG GGGAAGGTGCTATCAACCTGGCTTTGGGTCAGAACCGAAGCCAAGATGTGAGAATGAATGGACCCGTGGCATCTGGAAATTCCGTTAGGATGGAGGCAGGATTTCCCATGGCAAGTGGTCCAG GACTAATAAGAATGACAAGCCCTGCCACTGTTATGATGCCCCAGGGCGGGAACCTGTCATCTTCCATGATGGCACCAGGCCCCAATCCAGAACTGCAACCCAGGACTCCTCGCCCTGCTTCTCAGTCAG ATGCGATGGATCCACTTCTCTCTGGACTCCATATACAGCAACAGAGTCATCCCTCAGGATCTTTACCTCCAGCGCATCACCCAATGCAGCCTGTTCCTGTGAACAGACAAATGAACCCAGCTAATTTTCCCCAgctgcagcaacagcagcagcagcagcagcagcagcagcaacagttgCAGACTAGACCTTTACAACAACATCAGCAGCAACAGCCACAGGGGATTCGACCACAGTTTACTGCTCCAACTCAGGTGCCTGTTCCTCCAGGCTGGAACCAGCTGCCTTCTGGAGCCTTACAGcctccaccagcccagggatctCTGGGCACAATGACTACAAATCAAGGGTGGAAGAAGGCTCCCTTGCCTAGCCCAATGCAAGCGCAACTTCAGGCAAGACCTTCCTTAGCCACGGTACAGACACCTTCtcaccctccccctccttatCCTTTTGGCAGCCAACAAGCCTCACAAGCCCATACAAACTTTCCTCAAATGAGCAACCCAGGCCAGTTCACAGCTCCTCAGATGAAGAGCTTGCAGGGAGGACCCTCCAGGGTCCCAACCCCCCTGCAACAGCCCCACCTCACCAACAagtctcctgcctcctcaccctcctccttccaGCAGGGATCCCCTGCATCCTCCCCAACGGTTAACCAAACTCAGCAGCAGATGGGACCAAGGCCACCTCAAAATAACCCACTTTCCCAGGGATTTCAGCAGCCTGTCAGCTCTCCAGGTCGGAATCCTATGGTTCAACAGGGAAATGTGCCACCTAACTTCATGGTGATGCAGCAGCAACCACCAAACCAGGGGCCACAGAGTTTACACCCAGGCCTAGGAG GAATGCCTAAACGCCTCCCACCTGGCTTCTCAGCAGGACAGGCCAATCCCAACTTTATGCAAGGTCAGGTGCCTTCCACCACAGCAGCCACCCCTGGGAATTCAGGAGCCCTTCAGCTGCAAGCAAATCAAAGTGTCCAGCATGCAG gtGGTCAAGGAGCTGGTCCTCCTCAAAACCAGATGCAGGTGTCTCATGGGCCACCAAATATGATGCAACCCAGCCTCATGGGAATTCATGGCAACATAAACAACCAGCAGGCTGGTAGCTCTGGGGTTCCTCAGGTGACCCTGGGCAGCATGCAAGGCCAGCCCCAGCAGGGCCCACCATCTCAGCTAATGGGCATGCACCAACAGATTGTGCCCTCACAGGGCCAAATGACCCAGCAGCAAGGAACTTTGAACCCTCAAAACCCTATGATCCTTTCAAGGGCCCAGCTTATGCCACAGGGCCAGATGATGGTGAACGCTCAGAACCAAAATCTTGGACCTTCACCCCAAAGGATGACCCCACCCAAGCAGATGCTTCCCCAGCAGGGCCCACAAATGATGGCACCACATAACCAGATGATGGGGCCTCAGGGGCAAGTGTTGCTCCAGCAGAATCCAATGATAGAGCAAATAATGACCAATCAGATGCAGGGGAATAAGGCGCAATTTAATTCTCAGAACCAATCCAATGTCATGCCGGGACCAGCACAGATAATGAGGGGACCAACTCCTAACATGCAAGGAAACATGGTGCAATTCACAGGACAGATGTCAGGACAGATGCTGCCTCAGCAAGGGCCTGTGAGCAACAGTCCATCTCAGGTTATGGGGATTCAGGGGCAGGTTCTGCGGCCACCAGGACCCAGCCCACACATGGCCCAGCAACATACTGATCCTGCTACTACAGCAAATAATGATGTCAACTTGTCTCAGATGATGCCTGATGTTAGCATGCAGCAAACCAGCATGGTCCCTCCACACGTGCAGAGCATGCAGGGAAACAGTGCTTCGGGAAGCCACTTCTCAGGCCATGGAGTGTCTTTCAATGCACCATTCGGTGGTGCACCCAATGGAAGTCAGATGTCTTGTGGTCAAAATCCAGGCTTTCCAGTAAATAAGGATGTAACGTTAACAAGCCCATTATTGGTCAACTTACTGCAAAGTGACATTTCAGCAGGTCATTTTGGcgtaaacaataaacaaaataataccaACGCGAATAAACCGAAGAAGAAGAAACCACCACGGAAGAAGAAAAATTGTCACCAGGATCTAAA CACCCCAGATAGTCGTCCAGCTGGTCTAGAGGAAGTTGATCAACAGTCATTACCTGGAGAACAAGGAATCAATTTGGACAACACAGGCCCTAAACTGCCAGACTTTTCAAACCGGCCACCAG GTTATCCTACACAACCAGTTGAACAGAGGCCACTGCAGCAGATGCCTCCTCAACTCATGCAGCATGTGGCACccccaccacagccaccacagcagcAGCCACAACCACAACTGCCTCAACAGCAGCCGCAGCCACCACCACCTAGTCAGCCACAgtcgcagcagcagcagcagcaacagcagcagcagcagcagcagcagcagatgatgatgatgctcATGATGCAGCAAGATCCCAAATCCATTAGGCTTCCGGTCTCCCAAAATGTCCATCCTCCACGGGGTCCTCTGAACCCAGACTCCCAAAGAATGCCCATGCAACAGAGTGGCAATGTGCCTGTCATGGTTAGTTTGCAAGGACCTGCCTCTGTGCCACCGTCACCTGATAAACAAAGGATGCCGATGCCTGTGAATACTCCTCTGGGAAGTAATTCAAGAAAGATGGTATACCAGGAGAGCCCACAGAATTCTAGCTCACCACTAGGAGAGATGCCCTCACTTCCTGAAGCTGGTGGCAGTGAAGTACCATCTGTTTCAGGAGGCCCAAGTAACATGCCCTCGCATTTAGTAGTTTCTCAGAATCAATTAATGATGACAGGACCCAAACCTGGACCATCTCCCCTTTCAGCAACTCAAGGTGCAACTCCCCAGCAGCCTCCTGTAAACTCCTTGCCTAGTTCCCATGGCCACCACTTTCCAAATGTGGCTGCACCAACCCAAACATCTAGGCCTAAAACACCAAACAGAGCCAGCCCCAGACCCTATTATCCTCAGACGCCCAACAACCGCCCTCCTAGCACAGAACCTTCAGAAATCAGTCTCTCTCCAGAAAGACTCAATGCTTCCATAGCAGGACTCTTCCCTCCACAGATTAATATTCCTTTACCTCCCAGGCCAAACTTAAATAGGGGCTTTGATCAACAGGGCTTAAATCCAACAACTCTGAAGGCCATTGGGCAAGCACCTTCAAATCTCACTGTAAATAATCCTCCTAACTTTGCTGCCCCACAAGCTCATAAATTAGATTCTGTGGTGGTGAGTTCTGGAAAACAGTCTAATCCTGGAACAACAAAACGGGCAAGTCCAAGCAACAGTCGCAGGTCTAGTCCGGGGTCCAGTAGAAAGACTACCCCAAGTCCTGGAAGGCAAAATTCAAAAGCCCCTAAACTTACTCTGGCTTCTCAAACAAGCACAACCCTGTTGCAGAACATGGAGCTGCCTAGAAATGTGTTGGTTGGTCCCACTCCACTTGCCAATCCCCCTTTATCTGGAAGCTTTCCTAACAATAATGGGCTTAATTCCCAGAATCCCACCGTGCCTGCGCCTGCAGTGGGGACTGTTGTTGAGGATAACAAAGAGAGCTTGAATGTTCCTCAGGACAGTGATTGCCAGAATTCCCAGGGGAGGAAGGAACAGATAAACACTGAGCTGAAAGCAGTCCCTACCCAAGAAGCTAAAATGGTTGTCCCCGAAGATCAGTCCAAAAAGGATGGGCAACCTTTGGATCCTAACAAACTCCCCAGTGTAGAAGAGAACAAAAATTTGATGTCTCCTGCCATGAGAGAAGCACCAACATCACTAAGCCAACTTCTCGACAACTCTGGAGCTCCTAATGTGACCATTAAACCCCCTGGGCTTACAGATCTGGAAGTAACACCTCCAGCAGTTTCAGGAGAGGACCTCAAAAAAGCATCTGTCATTCCCACACTGCAGGATCCGTCTTCTAAAGAACCCTCTAATTCTTTAAACTTACCTCACAGTAACGAGCCGTGTTCAACCCTTGCGCATCCAGAATTGAATGAGGTCAGCTCAAACATTGCACCAAGCATCCCTCCAGTAATGTCAAGACCTGTcagctcttcctccatttctacTCCCTTACCCCCAAACCAAATAACTGTATTTGTTACTTCCAACCCCATAACCACTTCATCTAACACATCAGCAGCCCTGCCAACTCACTTGCAGTCTGCATTGATGTCGACAGTCGTCACAATGCCCAATGTGGGTAACAAAGTTATGGTTTCTGAGGGACAGTCAGCTGCTCAATCTAATGCCCGGCCTCAGTTCATTACACCTGTCTTTATCAATTCATCTTCAATAATTCAGGTTATGAAAGGATCACAGCCAAGCACAATCCCTGCAACCCCATTGACAACCAACAGTGGCCTGATGCCTCCCTCTGTCGCAGTTGTTGGACCTTTACACATACCTCAGAACATAAAATTTTCTTCAGCTCCTGTAACACCTAATGTCCCCTCCAGTAGTCCTGCTCCAAATATACAGACAGGTCGGCCATTGGTCCTTAGCTCACGAGCCACTCCTGTTCCGCTGCCTTCCCCTCCTTGTACATCCTCTCCAGTCGTCGCTCCTAATCCTTCTGTCCAGCAAGTAAAAGAATTAAATCCAGATGAGGCTAGTCCTCAGACGAACACCTCAGCAGACCAGAGCACTCTGCCTTCTTCACAACCAACCACAGTAGTTTCTCCCCTTTTGACCAATAGTCCAGGCTCCTCTGCCAATCGGCGAAGCCCAGTCTCATCCAGTAAGGGCAAAGGAAAAGTGGACAAAATTGGCCAGATTTTGCTGACCAAAGCTTGTAAGAAAGTTACAGGCTCtctggagaaaggggaagaacagTATGgtgcagatggagaaactgaaggCCCAGGGCTAGAGACCACAACTCCTGGGCTAATGGGAACAGAGCAGTGCTCCACAGAGCTGGACAGTAAAACCCCAACACCCTCAGCACCCACTCTACTAAAAATGACCTCTAGCCCCATGGGCCCAAGCTCCACCTCAACAGGACCCATCTTACCTGGCGGTGCTCTCCCCACCAGTGTACGCTCTATAGTAACCACATTGGTACCCTCTGAGCTCATCTCCACAGCGCCAACCACAAAAGGCAATCATGGTGGCATAACATCTGAGCCACTTGCAGGTGGCCTAGTGGAGGAGAAGGTGGGATCCCATCCAGAGCTTCTACCCAGCATAG CCCCTTCACAGACTTTAGTCCCAAAGGAATCTCCAGCCACAGCACTGCAGGGCTCTGTTGGCAGACCAG